A region from the Populus trichocarpa isolate Nisqually-1 chromosome 18, P.trichocarpa_v4.1, whole genome shotgun sequence genome encodes:
- the LOC7459874 gene encoding aspartic proteinase CDR1, which produces MAAIDIAILFVAFTSHFTLTMSTTMVALAPAIPKPKRLVTKLIHRDSIFSPRYNANGTIADRARRAMETSIARFVQVSGLVSDSHGIRTTLLLSQPSELFYINFSIGHPPLPQLAIMDSGSSFLWIKCLPCSPCSSKSPISIFDPRKSLTYSSMSCRRYRCNHSKCNSYNECTYNTTYVRGPGSTGIYVFEQLSFETIDDTKIVVPRVLLGCGRNLEVDKGQYNGVFGLGVGRETSLITQLGSQFSYCVGTAYTWLAQDAYNALSEEVQSLFREMLQRYKGMPNQLCYIGSVREDLSGFPAVTFHFANGAQLVLDTQSSSAVNGDNSKNLSVIGMMAQQNYNVGYDIGQNKLYFQRIDCELLKD; this is translated from the exons ATGGCAGCAATAGATATTGCAATCCTGTTTGTAGCTTTCACAAGTCATTTTACCCTAACCATGAGCACCACCATGGTTGCACTTGCACCTGCCATCCCCAAACCTAAGCGATTGGTCACCAAACTAATTCATCGCGACTCCATCTTTTCTCCCCGTTATAATGCTAATGGCACCATTGCTGATCGTGCAAGACGTGCTATGGAAACTTCAATTGCGCGTTTTGTTCAGGTGTCCGGACTAGTCTCGGATAGCCATGGCATTCGAACCACTCTTCTCCTTAGCCAGCCCAGTGAACTATTCTACATAAATTTTTCTATCGGCCATCCACCACTTCCACAGCTAGCAATCATGGACAGTGGCAGTAGTTTTCTATGGATCAAGTGTCTTCCTTGCAGTCCTTGTTCAAGCAAATCACCTATTTCAATTTTTGATCCTAGGAAGTCTCTCACTTATTCTAGCATGTCATGCAGGAGATATAGGTGTAACCATTCCAAATGCAACTCCTATAATGAATGTACTTACAATACAACATATGTTCGAGGTCCTGGATCGACCGGGATCTATGTTTTTGAACAACTTTCCTTCGAGACGATAGACGACACGAAGATTGTGGTGCCAAGGGTACTTTTGGGGTGTGGTCGAAATCTTGAAGTTGATAAAGGTCAATACAATGGAGTATTTGGACTTGGAGTTGGTAGAGAGACATCTTTGATAACTCAATTAGGTTCTCAATTCTCCTACTGCGTTG GAACTGCATATACTTGGCTAGCCCAAGATGCATATAATGCACTTAGCGAAGAAGTTCAAAGTCTCTTCAGAGAGATGTTACAACGGTACAAAGGCATGCCAAACCAACTGTGCTACATTGGGAGTGTGAGGGAGGATCTTAGTGGGTTCCCGGCAGTAACTTTCCATTTTGCGAATGGAGCACAATTAGTGCTCGACACCCAAA GTTCTAGTGCTGTCAATGGAGACAACTCCAAAAATTTGTCCGTCATTGGAATGATGGCCCAACAGAACTACAATGTGGGTTACGACATTGGTCAAAACAAGTTGTACTTCCAAAGAATTGATTGTGAGCTTCTTAAGGACTAG
- the LOC7489443 gene encoding transmembrane 9 superfamily member 9, translating into MAGVSLALRLGISFMKFSLLLLLLAYQSHSFYLPGVAPQDFVTGAELKVKVNKLTSTKTQLPYSYYSLPYCPPDRIVDSAENLGEVLRGDRIENSPYVFQMREPQQCRILCRITLDAKTAKQFKEKIDDDYRVNMILDNLPLVVPITRFDQENAVVYQHGFQVGLKGQYAGSKDQKHFIHNHLTFTVKFHKDSQSNLARIVGFEVKPFSVKHDYDGQWKNENTRLTTCDPHARRAVTSSESPQVIEDKKDVIFTYDVAFEESEVKWASRWDTYLLMADDQIHWFSIVNSLMIVLFLSGMVAMIMLRTLFRDISTYNQLETQEEAQEETGWKLVHGDAFRPPTNSDLLCVYAGTGVQFFGMILVTMIFAALGFLSPSNRGGLMTAMLLLWVFMGLFSGYASARLYKMFKGTEWKKITLKTAFMFPATIFAIFFVLNALIWGEKSSGAVPFGTMFALVFLWFGISVPLVFAGSYIGFKKPAIEDPVKTNKIPRQIPEQAWYMKPVFSILIGGILPFGAVFIELFFILTSIWLHQFYYIFGFLFIVFVILIVTCAEITIVLCYFQLCGEDYLWWWRSYLTSGSSAIYLFLYAAFYFFTKLDITKPVSGILYFGYMLIASYAFFVLTGTIGFYACFWFTRLMYSSVKID; encoded by the exons ATGGCGGGAGTTTCTCTCGCGCTCAGATTAGGAATCTCTTTCATGAagttttctttgcttttgctGTTATTAGCCTATCAATCCCATTCCTTCTATCTTCCTGGTGTCGCCCCTCAGGATTTCGTTACT GGGGCTGAGTTAAAGGTGAAAGTAAACAAACTGACTTCTACAAAAACACAACTTCCGTACTCATACTATTCCCTCCCATATTGTCCTCCAGATCGTATAGTTGACAGTGCAGAGAATCTTGGAGAAGTTCTTCGTGGTGATCGTATTGAAAACTCTCCTTATGTG TTTCAAATGAGAGAACCGCAACAGTGCCGAATTTTATGTCGTATAACCCTTGATGCAAAAACAGCAAAACAATTCAAGGAAAAGATTGATGATGATTACCGGGTCAACAT GATTTTGGATAATCTTCCACTTGTTGTGCCCATTACAAGGTTTGATCAGGAAAATGCGGTAGTGTATCAACATGGCTTCCAAGTTGGTCTTAAAGGGCAGTATGCTGGG AGCAAagatcaaaaacattttatccACAATCACTTGACATTTACTGTCAAATTTCACAAAGACTCTCAGTCAAATTTAGCCAGGATTGTTGGGTTTGAGGTCAAACCATTCAG CGTTAAACATGATTATGATGGTCAGTGGAAGAATGAGAATACACGACTAACAACCTGTGATCCCCACGCAAGGCGTGCAGTTACTAGCTCTGAATCTCCTCAAGTGATTGAGGATAAGAAGGATGTGATATTTACATATGATGTTGCATTTGAG GAAAGTGAAGTGAAGTGGGCTTCTCGGTGGGATACCTATCTTTTGATGGCTGATGATCAAATTCATTGGTTCTCAATTGTCAATTCTTTAATGATTGTTCTTTTTCTCTCGGGGATGGTGGCTATGATCATGTTGAGGACACTTTTTCGGGATATCTCAACGTACAACCAACTGGAGACCCAAGAAGAAGCCCAAGAGGAGACAGGATGGAAATTGGTCCATGGGGATGCTTTCCGGCCTCCAACAAACTCAGACCTCCTCTGTGTCTATGCCGGGACAGGGGTTCAGTTTTTTGGGATGATTCTCGTTACTATGATATTTGCTGCACTTGGTTTCCTTTCTCCATCGAATCGAGGTGGGTTGATGACAGCCATGCTCCTTCTCTGGGTATTTATGGGTCTTTTTTCTGGATATGCATCAGCTCGTCTTTATAAGATGTTCAAGGGAACAGAATGGAAGAAAATTACTCTGAAAACGGCTTTCATGTTTCCTGCAACAATCTTTGCCATATTCTTTGTCTTGAATGCTCTAATATGGGGTGAGAAATCATCTGGGGCAGTGCCTTTTGGAACCATGTTTGCTCTGGTATTCTTATGGTTTGGCATTTCAGTTCCACTAGTCTTTGCTGGTAGTTATATTGGTTTCAAGAAGCCTGCAATTGAGGATCCAGTGAAAACGAATAAGATCCCAAGGCAGATTCCAGAACAGGCCTGGTACATGAAGCCAGTTTTCTCTATTCTAATTGGAGGCATTCTTCCATTTGGAGCTGTCTTTATCGAGCTCTTCTtcatccttacatcaatatggCTGCATCAGTTCTACTACATTTTTGGTTTCCTATTCATTGTCTTTGTCATCCTCATTGTCACTTGTGCCGAGATCACAATTGTGCTTTGCTACTTCCAGCTGTGCGGTGAGGACTACCTTTGGTGGTGGAGGTCTTACCTGACATCAGGGTCCTCTGCAATTTACCTCTTCCTCTATGCTGCTTTCTACTTCTTCACGAAGCTTGATATTACAAAACCAGTGTCTGGGATCTTATACTTTGGCTACATGCTGATTGCCTCATATGCTTTCTTTGTGCTTACTGGCACAATTGGCTTCTATGCCTGCTTCTGGTTTACCAGGCTCATGTACTCATCAGTGAAGATTGATTAA